Proteins encoded within one genomic window of Spiroplasma sabaudiense Ar-1343:
- the nagB gene encoding glucosamine-6-phosphate deaminase, with protein MKVIKVLNEKEVGKVAGDLILSAIQSNSSSILGLATGSTPESTYEYLIEDFKKNKTDWSKVKTFNLDEYVGLSPDHKKSYRYFMNDKLFHKINIDIKNTHVPDGLKIENPEDYDKLISKNGGIDLQLLGIGTNGHIGFNEPGTSFDSLTSVVDLTAETIEVNSRFFESALEVPKKAVSMGLTSIMNARKIVLIAIGKNKAEAIKQLINGNISINWPCTILQNHKDVTVIIDEEAASLI; from the coding sequence ATGAAGGTAATTAAAGTATTAAACGAAAAAGAAGTGGGAAAAGTTGCTGGTGATTTAATTCTTTCAGCAATTCAAAGTAATTCTAGTTCTATTTTGGGATTAGCAACAGGAAGTACACCCGAGTCTACCTATGAGTATCTAATTGAAGACTTTAAAAAAAATAAAACTGATTGATCAAAAGTGAAAACCTTTAATTTAGATGAATATGTTGGCCTAAGTCCAGATCATAAAAAGTCTTATCGTTATTTTATGAACGATAAATTATTTCACAAGATTAATATAGATATTAAAAATACACACGTTCCTGATGGATTAAAAATTGAAAATCCAGAAGATTATGACAAATTGATTTCTAAAAATGGAGGAATTGACCTTCAGTTGCTTGGAATAGGGACAAACGGTCATATAGGATTCAATGAACCTGGAACAAGTTTTGATTCTTTAACTTCGGTTGTAGATTTAACTGCTGAAACTATAGAGGTTAATTCGCGTTTTTTTGAAAGCGCGTTAGAAGTTCCTAAAAAAGCCGTATCAATGGGATTAACATCTATTATGAACGCAAGAAAAATAGTGCTAATTGCAATTGGAAAAAACAAAGCAGAAGCAATCAAACAATTAATTAATGGAAACATTTCAATCAATTGACCTTGCACAATTTTGCAAAACCACAAAGACGTTACAGTAATAATTGATGAAGAAGCTGCCAGCTTAATTTAA
- the rsmI gene encoding 16S rRNA (cytidine(1402)-2'-O)-methyltransferase yields MNIQKTYKNGKPTLFLVGTPIGNLGDISFRAIEILKSVDKIYCEDTRTSRVLLDKYEIKKPLISFHKFNESSRFEEIKDGLVKGLNLAVISDAGIPVICDPGQNLISKLVASNSNEDFNICSVNAGPAYIHSLIISGMDASKNNFLGFWPQKFNQQNNLIASLKSNETYSLYESVHRIESTLLFISEKIGPDSDFLIARELTKINEEIVWIKSNEIKEYLEKGLLIKKGEFVIVFCPQLDSISKKITISQQIKLVDDLKEKGYSTKAAISKTAKDSGLNRNELYEIYHKN; encoded by the coding sequence ATGAATATTCAAAAAACTTATAAAAATGGTAAACCAACTTTATTTCTAGTGGGAACTCCAATTGGTAATTTAGGTGATATAAGTTTTCGAGCAATCGAAATACTAAAAAGCGTTGATAAGATTTATTGCGAAGACACCAGAACAAGTAGAGTCCTACTAGATAAATACGAAATTAAAAAGCCATTGATTTCTTTTCATAAATTTAATGAATCCAGTAGATTTGAAGAAATTAAAGATGGTCTAGTTAAAGGTTTAAATTTAGCAGTAATTTCTGATGCGGGAATTCCAGTTATTTGCGACCCTGGCCAAAACCTAATTAGTAAACTAGTAGCAAGTAATTCAAATGAAGATTTTAATATTTGTTCAGTTAATGCTGGACCCGCCTATATCCACTCTTTAATAATAAGCGGTATGGATGCCAGTAAAAACAATTTTTTAGGTTTTTGACCACAAAAATTTAACCAACAAAATAATTTGATAGCATCGCTAAAATCTAACGAAACATATTCTTTATATGAATCTGTTCATAGAATTGAAAGCACACTTTTATTTATTTCAGAAAAAATTGGACCGGATTCAGACTTTTTAATCGCAAGAGAATTAACTAAAATTAATGAGGAAATAGTTTGGATAAAATCTAATGAAATAAAGGAGTATTTAGAAAAGGGTTTATTAATAAAGAAAGGCGAGTTTGTTATTGTGTTTTGCCCACAATTAGATAGTATAAGTAAAAAAATCACCATTTCTCAGCAAATTAAATTAGTTGATGACTTAAAAGAAAAAGGGTACAGCACAAAGGCTGCGATTTCTAAAACAGCAAAAGATTCAGGATTAAATAGAAATGAACTTTATGAAATTTACCATAAAAATTAG
- the greA gene encoding transcription elongation factor GreA, whose product MIDKTEIILTAEGLEDLKKELDHLINVTRKDVIKELVEARAQGDLSENADYDAARNRQAEVEARIKEVENMISKAKVIDSSKKSVGDVKIGSLVTVKNLKTNKELEFKIVGAIEADPFKNMISNESPLAKSILGLSIGDTVEVREVREPYKITIKAVK is encoded by the coding sequence ATGATTGATAAAACAGAAATAATACTTACAGCCGAAGGTTTAGAAGATCTTAAAAAAGAGCTGGATCACTTAATTAATGTTACAAGAAAAGATGTTATTAAAGAGCTTGTTGAAGCCCGTGCCCAAGGAGATTTGAGTGAAAATGCTGACTATGACGCAGCCAGAAATCGACAAGCGGAAGTTGAAGCTCGCATTAAAGAAGTCGAAAATATGATTTCAAAAGCCAAAGTAATTGATAGCAGTAAAAAAAGTGTCGGAGATGTTAAAATTGGTAGCCTAGTTACTGTAAAAAATCTTAAAACTAACAAAGAACTTGAGTTTAAAATAGTTGGCGCAATAGAGGCAGATCCTTTTAAAAATATGATTTCAAATGAATCCCCTTTGGCAAAATCTATTTTAGGCCTGTCAATTGGTGATACTGTGGAAGTTCGCGAAGTTCGCGAACCTTATAAAATAACAATTAAAGCAGTAAAATAA
- the uvrC gene encoding excinuclease ABC subunit UvrC encodes MEIKDKITTISDKSGCYLFLNLENKIIYVGKAKNLKRRVSSYFKKVSNIKTMQLVRSIADIKIMITESEQQALILEQNLIKKYKPRFNIVLNDDKNYPYIAITNQANPQYKYIRKYDKNSLKSYGPLPDGSSAREILKMLERLYPLWRCGITSGKPCLYYHIQQCSGACFKEVEWNYYQEMINQVDAFFNYDNLVVQEKLILKMTKAAENLQFEEAGRIKKLIEHLSFSKIDQEIDLNDNLNRDIVAGVIENDKISFVILFYRSGKLLFKDEYIGDYQGQEITELYESYLAQIYSKNMLPDFIVIDNEFDLSKFVENYSGKLVNAAGITEKKMWDLALLNAKESLKQSNLASAIVNNNESTILKKLQEILGLKSYPQHIEMFDVANILDEHVTGAMVVFKGGKPSYSDFRRYNIDISDKGDYQRFQNMVYRRYQKLLKGNLEAPDLIIADGGIIQVNAILSQLEILGLEIPVIGLVKNERHKTDHIIDLDKNPLKIKTQSSLFNLLAKIQDTVHNFAISGFRNKQTKSLTQNFLEKIPGIGPTTISKIHSIYPTLNDIKQASVNDLKKIIKNQKALDNLLVYLHDQK; translated from the coding sequence ATGGAAATAAAAGATAAAATAACGACAATTTCTGATAAATCCGGGTGTTATCTTTTTTTAAATTTAGAAAACAAAATTATTTACGTGGGTAAAGCCAAAAATTTAAAAAGAAGAGTCTCAAGCTATTTTAAAAAAGTAAGCAACATTAAAACAATGCAACTTGTTAGATCTATTGCTGATATTAAAATAATGATAACAGAATCTGAACAACAGGCTTTAATTTTAGAGCAAAATTTAATAAAAAAATATAAGCCAAGATTTAATATCGTTCTAAACGATGACAAAAATTATCCATATATTGCTATAACCAATCAAGCCAATCCACAGTACAAGTATATTAGAAAGTATGACAAAAACTCTTTAAAAAGTTATGGTCCTCTTCCTGATGGCAGCAGCGCTAGGGAAATATTGAAAATGCTTGAAAGACTGTATCCTTTATGAAGATGTGGAATTACTTCTGGCAAACCGTGCCTATATTATCACATCCAACAATGTTCAGGCGCTTGCTTTAAAGAAGTGGAGTGAAATTATTACCAAGAAATGATTAATCAAGTTGATGCTTTTTTTAATTATGATAATTTGGTAGTTCAAGAAAAACTTATACTAAAAATGACTAAGGCAGCCGAAAATTTACAATTTGAGGAAGCTGGTCGAATCAAAAAATTGATTGAACATTTGAGTTTCTCAAAAATTGATCAAGAAATTGATTTAAATGATAATTTAAATCGTGATATAGTTGCAGGGGTTATTGAAAATGATAAAATTTCTTTTGTAATTTTGTTTTACCGAAGTGGTAAATTGCTTTTCAAAGATGAATACATTGGTGACTACCAGGGGCAAGAAATTACAGAACTTTATGAAAGTTATTTGGCACAAATTTATAGTAAAAACATGCTACCAGATTTTATTGTTATAGACAATGAATTTGACCTTTCAAAATTTGTTGAAAATTACTCCGGAAAACTAGTAAATGCAGCTGGCATAACCGAAAAGAAAATGTGAGATTTAGCTTTACTAAACGCTAAAGAATCTTTAAAACAGTCAAACCTAGCATCGGCTATAGTTAATAATAATGAGTCTACAATATTAAAAAAATTACAAGAAATTCTGGGATTAAAAAGCTATCCCCAACACATCGAAATGTTTGATGTTGCCAATATTTTAGATGAACATGTAACTGGAGCGATGGTAGTATTTAAAGGCGGTAAACCAAGTTACTCAGATTTTAGAAGATATAATATCGATATTTCAGATAAAGGGGATTATCAGCGATTTCAAAATATGGTTTATAGGAGGTATCAAAAACTTCTAAAAGGAAATTTAGAAGCTCCTGATTTGATAATTGCTGATGGAGGGATAATCCAAGTTAATGCAATTTTATCGCAATTAGAAATTCTAGGTCTGGAAATTCCTGTAATTGGTCTAGTAAAAAATGAGCGTCACAAAACTGACCACATTATTGATTTAGACAAGAATCCTCTCAAAATAAAAACTCAGTCTTCACTTTTTAACTTGCTTGCCAAGATTCAAGATACTGTGCATAACTTTGCTATTTCTGGTTTCAGAAATAAGCAAACAAAGTCTCTTACGCAAAACTTTTTAGAAAAGATACCAGGAATTGGTCCGACCACCATCAGTAAAATACATAGTATTTACCCCACTTTAAATGACATTAAGCAAGCATCTGTAAATGATTTAAAAAAAATTATTAAAAACCAAAAAGCTTTAGATAACTTATTGGTTTATTTACATGATCAAAAATAA
- a CDS encoding VWA domain-containing protein: protein MASQSKIVESKISENLDIKIKNFKKNWTLVDYYEDFYKNTTSLEKKELTQLLETAFEDSEILIRRFLSQRKIEKDLEFIEKMKNYSFDYKIDDVKNFLILNNSDFKEEFYTLPGLYKEVVIDDWERFLSEFAANEVFNRLVENFKVLIKPLYDKYYRNISKYTNIAKENAFQFLDTKLLYLKTLPEFNDYISQLEGIGNDWLVRKINESIKGYYNHWAKVINNLKPNEKILKNIKVIEKNLQKNNIADQEEIDLTLTQVIDLFEPNLKAIKKEQEKISSLNDNRENFENIIKILETDVNDEFLSELIVYINESANKVSREIKADIYGVKSFIETAQPLKSIYGPAWGIDLEKSSSKDLELVLKISYEMQNNLVLQRLFEILGKMSGAKQEIDSSRLQKSFRKKYQIEESEYPEEILGLKLSADFDRILSSELAYLKNPILKKIFMAKFLEQKFLTFDYKNIETLDENDLAQIKNLRSLKEDERRGPIILIIDISGSMHGTPELVSKAAAIVMSSLANRARRKIFLITFSTEINFLDLTSMHSDIKIMYDFLFQKFSDGGTDFSLPLEKSLDIMHNNQFKNADVLMISDFLGEQIKPEIFQKIKIFQSENKNRFHALVLSDNPNMGILKSFNNIWDLDPNDINNYRKTIRKLSQIAEI from the coding sequence ATGGCAAGTCAAAGCAAAATAGTTGAAAGTAAAATTTCTGAAAATTTGGATATTAAAATCAAAAATTTTAAAAAAAATTGGACTCTCGTTGATTACTATGAAGATTTCTATAAAAATACAACATCGTTAGAAAAAAAAGAATTGACACAACTTCTAGAAACTGCGTTTGAGGATTCAGAAATCTTAATTCGACGTTTTTTATCTCAAAGAAAAATCGAAAAAGATTTGGAATTTATTGAAAAAATGAAGAATTATTCTTTTGATTACAAAATAGATGATGTCAAAAATTTTTTAATTTTAAACAATTCTGATTTTAAGGAAGAGTTTTATACTCTTCCAGGTTTGTACAAAGAAGTTGTTATAGATGATTGAGAAAGATTTTTAAGCGAATTTGCGGCGAATGAAGTTTTTAATAGGCTTGTAGAAAATTTTAAAGTTTTAATTAAACCATTGTATGACAAATATTACAGAAATATTAGCAAGTATACAAATATAGCAAAAGAAAATGCGTTTCAATTTTTGGATACAAAGTTGCTTTATTTAAAGACACTCCCAGAATTTAATGATTACATATCACAACTTGAGGGTATTGGCAACGATTGATTAGTTAGAAAAATTAACGAAAGCATAAAGGGTTATTACAATCATTGGGCTAAAGTTATAAATAATTTAAAGCCTAATGAAAAAATACTTAAAAATATTAAGGTCATTGAGAAAAATTTGCAAAAAAATAACATTGCCGATCAGGAAGAAATTGATTTAACACTGACTCAAGTAATAGATTTATTTGAACCTAATTTAAAAGCAATAAAAAAAGAACAAGAAAAAATTTCAAGTCTTAATGACAATAGAGAAAATTTTGAAAATATTATAAAAATTTTGGAGACAGATGTAAATGATGAATTTCTTTCAGAATTAATTGTTTATATAAATGAAAGTGCAAATAAAGTAAGTCGTGAAATTAAAGCAGATATTTATGGAGTAAAGAGCTTCATCGAAACGGCGCAACCACTAAAGTCAATATATGGACCAGCCTGAGGAATCGACTTAGAAAAATCTTCTTCCAAAGATTTAGAGCTTGTATTGAAGATTTCTTATGAAATGCAAAACAATCTTGTCTTACAACGGCTTTTTGAAATTTTGGGTAAAATGAGTGGAGCAAAACAAGAAATTGATTCTTCAAGGCTTCAAAAATCATTTAGAAAAAAATATCAAATAGAGGAAAGTGAATACCCAGAAGAAATTTTAGGTCTTAAACTTTCAGCTGATTTTGATAGAATTTTATCAAGTGAATTGGCGTATTTAAAAAATCCTATTTTAAAGAAAATTTTTATGGCTAAATTTTTAGAGCAAAAATTTTTGACTTTTGACTACAAAAATATTGAAACATTAGATGAAAACGATCTTGCTCAAATTAAAAATTTAAGAAGTTTAAAAGAAGACGAGAGAAGAGGACCCATTATTTTGATAATTGACATTTCGGGAAGCATGCATGGAACCCCGGAGTTAGTTTCTAAAGCTGCAGCAATTGTTATGAGCTCGCTAGCTAATCGCGCTCGTAGAAAAATATTTTTAATAACATTTTCAACAGAAATTAATTTTTTAGATTTGACAAGTATGCATTCAGACATTAAAATTATGTATGATTTTTTATTTCAAAAATTTTCTGATGGGGGCACAGACTTCTCTCTCCCCTTAGAGAAGTCTTTAGATATTATGCATAATAATCAATTTAAAAATGCTGATGTTTTGATGATTTCAGACTTTTTGGGTGAACAAATCAAGCCTGAAATATTTCAAAAAATTAAAATATTTCAAAGTGAAAATAAAAACCGCTTTCATGCTCTGGTATTGAGTGACAATCCTAATATGGGGATTTTAAAGAGTTTTAATAATATTTGAGACTTAGACCCAAACGATATAAATAACTACAGAAAAACAATTAGAAAATTAAGCCAGATCGCGGAAATTTAG
- a CDS encoding AAA family ATPase: protein MREKIEKIVNFLTSNLYEREEAARLTILAMFAGESIFLYGKPGLGKSNLAKLIKSTVKDGKIFEYLMNKYSTPDEIFGPLDIDKLTQGEYLRKIEGYLPSADIVFLDEIWKAGPSIQNTLLTIINEKEFRNGSRVLSVPLKLLISASNEFPDENQGLEALYDRFLIRYEMEPIRDFDNIVKMVNNEESESITLEKSDLITPQMINEIIQVVDNKTASKIIFSSEVLEFIEKLKINIEGKTGIYISDRRWKKILRLMKVSAVCSNRTTVEMVDTFIVNHTLWNRLNNNTVNERTEINILYKELINKEVGVNNQVSWAETEIKSLTVQVKNVLKNNFADKNYTKEIGIRYKSILKRIAQERSVLTKASSVFFPVEFNGIDGVSVEIRNSFEKSFAKMQKLVN from the coding sequence ATGCGCGAAAAAATAGAAAAAATTGTTAATTTCTTGACCAGCAATTTATACGAAAGAGAAGAGGCTGCTCGATTGACTATTCTAGCAATGTTTGCTGGTGAATCAATTTTTTTGTATGGAAAGCCTGGATTGGGAAAATCTAACCTTGCCAAATTAATTAAATCAACAGTAAAGGATGGCAAAATATTTGAATATTTAATGAATAAGTATTCAACTCCTGATGAAATTTTTGGTCCACTAGATATTGATAAATTAACCCAAGGGGAATACTTAAGAAAAATTGAGGGTTATTTACCTTCAGCAGATATTGTTTTTCTTGATGAAATTTGAAAAGCTGGACCGAGTATTCAAAACACTCTTCTAACAATAATAAATGAAAAAGAATTTAGAAATGGATCAAGGGTTTTATCTGTTCCGTTGAAGCTATTGATTTCAGCCTCAAATGAGTTTCCAGATGAAAACCAAGGTCTTGAAGCTTTATATGATAGATTTTTGATACGTTATGAAATGGAGCCAATTCGTGATTTTGACAACATAGTTAAAATGGTTAATAACGAAGAATCTGAAAGTATAACATTAGAAAAATCTGACTTAATCACCCCACAAATGATTAATGAGATTATTCAAGTTGTTGATAATAAAACTGCTTCAAAAATTATTTTTTCTTCTGAGGTGCTTGAATTCATCGAGAAATTAAAAATCAATATTGAGGGTAAAACAGGGATTTACATTTCCGATCGCCGCTGAAAAAAAATTCTTCGACTAATGAAGGTGAGTGCAGTTTGCTCTAACCGAACAACGGTTGAAATGGTGGATACTTTTATTGTGAATCATACGTTATGAAATCGTTTAAATAATAATACCGTAAATGAGAGAACAGAAATAAATATTTTGTATAAAGAACTTATCAATAAAGAGGTGGGAGTTAATAATCAAGTTAGTTGAGCGGAGACTGAAATTAAATCCTTAACTGTTCAAGTAAAAAATGTTTTAAAAAATAATTTTGCAGATAAAAATTATACTAAGGAAATTGGAATAAGATATAAATCGATATTAAAACGAATTGCACAAGAACGCAGTGTTTTGACTAAAGCTAGCTCGGTTTTTTTTCCTGTTGAATTTAACGGAATTGACGGAGTAAGTGTTGAAATTAGAAACAGTTTTGAAAAATCTTTTGCAAAAATGCAAAAGCTGGTTAATTAA
- the proC gene encoding pyrroline-5-carboxylate reductase — translation MKPKKIGFIGIGNMAEAIIKGINKNCNNNYEIFGTSRSVKKIEDLVDQKMIKKIDNPELLIENSDFIFLGIKPKDSIDLLEQLSKFSIKDKTIISMVAGLPTEAIFKSLNYKSTKIIRIMPNLNAQIGQSLTAYFASWEMSELERKEIEFLLLAFGNFLEIPESSFADFTALAGSGPALILEFYKVFEKFALDKGFGKNDAKKMITNVFLPTLENYKLSNLPIDTLIDNICSPGGTTIEGINVFRERGISEVIFTAMEAIIRKSDNLI, via the coding sequence ATGAAACCAAAAAAAATAGGATTTATTGGAATTGGAAACATGGCAGAAGCAATAATAAAAGGAATAAACAAAAATTGTAATAACAATTATGAAATATTTGGTACTAGTCGTAGTGTAAAAAAAATTGAAGATTTAGTTGACCAAAAAATGATTAAAAAAATAGACAACCCAGAGCTATTAATTGAAAATTCTGATTTTATTTTTTTAGGAATCAAGCCTAAAGACTCAATTGATCTTTTAGAACAATTATCAAAATTTTCTATCAAAGATAAAACAATTATATCTATGGTTGCTGGCCTACCTACTGAAGCAATTTTTAAAAGTTTAAATTATAAATCAACAAAGATTATCAGAATAATGCCAAATTTAAATGCTCAAATCGGTCAATCTTTAACGGCATATTTTGCGAGTTGAGAGATGTCAGAATTGGAGCGTAAAGAAATCGAATTTTTATTACTTGCCTTTGGTAATTTTTTAGAAATTCCAGAATCTTCATTTGCTGATTTTACAGCACTTGCAGGAAGTGGCCCTGCACTAATATTAGAGTTTTATAAAGTTTTTGAAAAATTTGCTTTAGATAAGGGTTTTGGAAAAAACGATGCTAAAAAAATGATTACAAATGTTTTTTTGCCAACTTTGGAAAATTATAAATTAAGCAATTTACCAATAGATACATTAATAGATAATATTTGCTCACCGGGAGGAACCACCATTGAAGGTATAAACGTTTTTCGGGAAAGGGGTATTTCCGAAGTAATTTTCACTGCAATGGAAGCCATAATTAGAAAAAGTGATAATCTAATTTAA
- a CDS encoding lipoprotein, translating into MKKILALLQTFFLIVTPSTVLVSCVIPENEIPKENNEAIESLNIRRDNILVLESSTSKDLKLFFEKQLNETILNEKYDIDAIKYDKKMEQGYFVFTLNSDVKNFGKTNEDFKIYFSTKIIDAESNSTIADFDFTTDILTHFGIEDSELQDLLDQSLNHNSLLNNSVSVTDISYEKFENKGSCIVEIEEDIDLAYKKGEEKYFDFILNWSDYDNAVGKSQINGVNLEGLGIRSDWGYNEIKETIFSKINSDTELEDKWEFYEEEKYFIYDQVNKKVDFIIRFNEDINEKFKKDHFKRMQFNLNEFNIDELKIPKSTFFGTNFEEIKLQPSDRSKELNSKIESLLNENGKLKNKYEIKEFPEFDKNFNNKISPDHNFMIQAKEDIDISFLKGDVQFLTCSYKFEGAIDLILNGDLKYNFLLELYQEEIQTILDNGVAYNQTIEDVQKNLNELIFHQRNFNVEFGKPKSNKDIIFMTDNENYELTSSIRDFSKIRLYGLTTKVLGDITFNLN; encoded by the coding sequence ATGAAGAAAATTTTAGCTTTATTACAGACGTTTTTTTTAATAGTGACCCCTTCAACAGTTTTGGTCTCGTGTGTGATACCAGAAAATGAAATCCCTAAAGAAAATAACGAAGCAATTGAAAGCCTAAATATTAGAAGAGATAATATTTTAGTTCTTGAGTCTTCAACAAGTAAAGATTTAAAATTGTTTTTTGAAAAACAACTTAATGAAACAATCCTAAATGAAAAATACGATATTGATGCAATAAAATACGATAAAAAAATGGAGCAGGGTTATTTCGTTTTTACACTAAATTCTGATGTCAAAAATTTTGGTAAAACTAACGAAGATTTTAAAATTTATTTTTCAACTAAAATAATTGATGCGGAGTCCAATTCTACAATAGCAGATTTTGACTTTACAACCGATATTTTAACTCATTTTGGAATCGAAGACTCAGAGCTTCAAGATTTATTAGATCAGTCATTGAATCATAATTCATTACTGAACAACAGTGTGTCGGTTACCGATATAAGTTACGAAAAATTTGAAAATAAAGGTTCTTGTATTGTTGAGATAGAAGAAGATATAGATTTAGCTTATAAAAAAGGTGAAGAAAAATATTTTGATTTTATTTTGAATTGATCTGACTATGATAATGCAGTTGGAAAAAGCCAAATTAATGGAGTTAATTTAGAGGGTCTTGGAATAAGAAGTGATTGGGGTTATAACGAAATAAAGGAAACAATATTTAGTAAAATAAATTCAGACACCGAACTAGAAGATAAATGAGAATTTTACGAAGAGGAAAAATATTTTATTTATGATCAAGTTAATAAAAAAGTAGATTTTATAATTCGATTTAATGAAGATATAAATGAAAAATTTAAAAAAGACCACTTTAAAAGAATGCAATTTAATTTGAATGAGTTTAACATTGATGAATTAAAAATACCTAAAAGCACTTTTTTTGGAACAAATTTTGAAGAAATAAAGCTTCAACCTAGCGACAGAAGCAAGGAACTAAACTCAAAAATAGAATCATTACTCAATGAAAATGGTAAATTAAAAAATAAGTATGAAATTAAAGAATTTCCAGAATTTGATAAAAATTTTAATAATAAAATTAGCCCTGATCACAATTTTATGATTCAAGCAAAAGAAGATATCGACATTTCCTTCCTAAAAGGCGATGTTCAATTCTTAACCTGTTCATACAAATTTGAGGGTGCAATAGACTTAATATTAAACGGTGATTTGAAGTACAATTTCTTGCTAGAATTATATCAAGAGGAAATCCAGACAATATTGGATAATGGAGTTGCGTATAATCAAACTATCGAAGATGTTCAAAAAAATTTAAATGAATTGATTTTTCATCAGCGAAATTTTAACGTTGAATTTGGTAAACCCAAATCAAATAAAGACATTATTTTTATGACCGATAATGAAAATTACGAGCTTACATCGTCGATTAGAGATTTTTCAAAAATAAGACTTTACGGTTTAACAACAAAAGTTTTGGGTGATATAACGTTTAACTTGAATTAG
- a CDS encoding helix-turn-helix domain-containing protein has translation MANHRGNKSNILSFEKKLEMVKEHFESNVPLKDLVVKYNISYSAARNACLNYQKKGPDALRNNTGRTFGWNSQKPFSSGQE, from the coding sequence TTGGCAAATCATCGTGGAAATAAATCAAATATTTTAAGTTTTGAAAAAAAATTAGAAATGGTAAAGGAACATTTTGAAAGCAATGTCCCATTAAAAGACTTGGTAGTTAAATACAATATTTCTTACTCAGCAGCAAGAAATGCTTGTTTGAATTATCAAAAAAAAGGACCGGATGCACTTCGCAATAACACTGGAAGAACATTCGGCTGAAATTCGCAAAAACCGTTCTCTTCAGGTCAAGAATAA
- a CDS encoding FMN-dependent NADH-azoreductase, with amino-acid sequence MKNKVLVINGSVSSPDKSFSVALSNLFIEEYLKKDPEAEIINLDLNNEPMAQISLNSNNIGTFFNKEDSIHYIEQLKNVSKVIINCPMNNFAVTGIVKNYLDHILMANETFSYKYSKKGDAVGLLPHLNVQILTTQGAPLGWYPFGNHTEYLRGTWEFVGAKVNPPILLAGTKLAPTFNTDPKTVALSMIEEIKKAVATF; translated from the coding sequence ATGAAAAATAAAGTATTAGTAATAAACGGGTCAGTAAGTAGTCCTGATAAGTCTTTTTCTGTAGCATTATCAAATCTTTTTATTGAGGAGTACTTAAAAAAAGACCCGGAAGCAGAAATCATAAATCTTGATTTAAATAACGAACCAATGGCTCAAATTAGTTTGAATAGTAATAACATTGGAACATTTTTTAACAAGGAAGATTCAATTCATTATATTGAACAATTGAAAAATGTCTCAAAAGTTATAATAAACTGTCCAATGAATAATTTTGCAGTGACAGGAATTGTTAAAAACTACCTTGACCACATTTTAATGGCAAACGAAACATTTTCTTATAAATATTCGAAAAAAGGAGATGCAGTTGGTCTACTACCTCACCTAAACGTTCAGATATTAACCACTCAAGGGGCCCCTCTTGGTTGATACCCATTTGGAAATCACACAGAATACTTAAGAGGTACCTGAGAATTTGTTGGTGCGAAAGTGAATCCCCCAATTCTTCTTGCTGGAACAAAATTAGCTCCGACATTCAATACAGATCCTAAGACTGTAGCTTTATCAATGATTGAAGAAATTAAAAAGGCAGTGGCAACTTTTTAA